A single Scleropages formosus chromosome 4, fSclFor1.1, whole genome shotgun sequence DNA region contains:
- the msantd2 gene encoding myb/SANT-like DNA-binding domain-containing protein 2 has protein sequence MSSLTVNLKAAQHQYSFKHSLTIETSEELSTRRNRTKMAAPSNADPLAEISAPTKIPKTEVPSPESEDLSDGNQYHSNPSTPNRFSPLNVGLSVSGAAGRSGTASGSNSFTACRGMSWTPSETNALIAVWGNERLAEARMQQLEVAGTVFSGKAPGPAMYERVSRALAELGYERTPSQCRERMKTLRRCYSRVKEHGIGKRKSSYSIEQLEKVFGQGGWDSQTCQPVLINSSGLYQEMESDSSTLEDYPQEDWCSQDLSTFQEAELEPEEIRHPKNRVLQLRQESSEDTQKQEVMQNVVRILESVQVKWEHFQTWTDFSRLHLSNKLAIFGVGYNTRWREEIRYHYAEISSQVPLGKRLREYFNPEKAEGRVIMTKVQKMNWKNVYYKFLDITISEARCLELHMEVDWIPIAQSRVAGCSGSSQYLLPGGIPKTYGLYAIGYEELKAAPPSGPGDHPSSTEPSEPDLSSTLEEGAGGKVTYCYLGIAEDRTLQQCLFQHFQSSSKHYGRGEPSAITKFLLGNCNVQSKEGGSPRVAIYIKFIEVELDFLSAGSLVECLEIAIGYSLKFNKKDTL, from the exons CAACAGGACAAAGATGGCGGCGCCCAGTAACGCGGATCCTCTGGCTGAGATATCCGCGCCCACAAAGATCCCCAAAACGGAGGTTCCCTCTCCGGAGTCGGAGGACCTGAGCGACGGCAACCAGTACCATTCCAACCCGTCCACGCCGAACCGCTTCTCTCCGCTGAACGTGGGTTTGAGCGTTTCTGGGGCCGCAGGCCGAAGCGGGACGGCCTCCGGCTCCAACAGCTTCACTGCCTGCCGGGGCATGTCGTGGACCCCGTCCGAGACGAACGCGCTGATCGCCGTGTGGGGCAACGAGCGGCTCGCGGAGGCCAGGATGCAGCAGCTCGAGGTGGCGGGCACCGTGTTCTCGGGCAAGGCTCCGGGGCCGGCCATGTACGAGCGGGTGTCCAGAGCCCTGGCGGAGCTGGGCTACGAGAGAACCCCCTCGCAGTGTAGGGAGAGGATGAAG ACTCTGCGACGGTGCTACAGTCGGGTCAAGGAACATGGCATcgggaagaggaagagcagctACTCCATCgagcagctggagaaggtgTTCGGCCAGGGAGGCTGGGACTCCCAGACCTGCCAGCCCgtcctcatcaacagcagcgGCCTCTACCAGGAGATGGAATCTGACAGCAGCACCTTGGAGGATTACCCCCAGGAGGACTGGTGCAGCCAGGACCTCAGCACCTTCCAGGAAGCAGAGCTAGAGCCAG AGGAAATCCGACATCCAAAGAACAGGGTCCTGCAGTTAAGACAGGAATCCTCTGAAGACACCCA GAAGCAGGAGGTGATGCAGAACGTGGTGCGCATCCTGGAGTCGGTGCAGGTCAAGTGGGAGCACTTCCAGACGTGGACGGACTTCTCCCGGCTGCACCTCTCCAACAAGCTGGCCATCTTCGGTGTGGGCTACAACACACGCTGGCGGGAGGAGATCCGCTACCATTACGCTGAGATCAGCTCCCAGGTGCCCCTGGGTAAGCGGCTACGCGAATACTTCAACCCGGAGAAGGCAGAGGGCCGTGTCATCATGACCAAGGTGCAGAAAATGAACTGGAAGAATGTGTACTACAAGTTCCTGGACATCACCATCAGCGAGGCACGCTGCCTCGAGCTGCACATGGAGGTGGACTGGATCCCCATTGCGCAGTCCCGGGTCGCCGGCTGCAGCGGCAGCTCGCAGTACCTGCTGCCCGGCGGCATCCCCAAGACGTACGGCCTTTATGCTATCGGGTACGAGGAGCTGAAGGCTGCACCGCCCTCAGGCCCTGGTGACCACCCATCCTCAACAGAGCCCAGCGAGCCCGACCTGAGCTCCACCCTagaggagggggcagggggcaaggtgacttactgctACCTCGGCATTGCAGAGGACAGGACCCTGCAGCAGTGTCTCTTCCAGCACTTTCAAAGTTCAAGCAAGCACTACGGCCGCGGGGAGCCCTCGGCCATCACTAAGTTTCTGCTGGGGAACTGTAACGTCCAGTCCAAGGAAGGTGGCTCCCCACGAGTCGCTATTTATATCAAATTCATCGAGGTGGAGTTGGACTTCCTGTCGGCCGGGTCCCTTGTGGAATGTCTAGAAATCGCCATCGGTTATTCTTTAAAGTTCAATAAGAAGGACACATTATAA